In Deltaproteobacteria bacterium HGW-Deltaproteobacteria-2, the following are encoded in one genomic region:
- a CDS encoding C4-dicarboxylate ABC transporter substrate-binding protein — protein sequence MKCKKVVRLLCVGLVVLFLGSVSLLQEAWGANLDNFKHTINGKTVYVLKLGTLAPEGVGWAALIKKIVNPGIKKVTNGQVELDWYYGGAMGDDQDILAKMRNGQLQGGAFSGQGMVMACPELSLIELPFLFENYDEVEYVYSKLRPRLSKWFEKRGYHLILLAEQDFDQIYSTKREIRTPDDFRNSRVLTWYGPLEEKALKAMGASPLPIRIPEVASSIRTGVCDTFIAPALWAVGTQMYTVMKYINPTRIRYSPAAGIITIPTWNLLPKDIQIAMDNFTMEVEKDFRQKVRASNMKSVDAMIKYGMKEVKMTPAEIDVWKKRLIPLWDEFAEKGYYTKAELAEVKGYLAEFRAKNKNKGGGDI from the coding sequence ATGAAATGTAAAAAGGTTGTGAGGCTTCTTTGTGTGGGATTGGTTGTGCTCTTTCTAGGTTCAGTGTCTTTGCTTCAAGAAGCATGGGGAGCTAATTTGGATAACTTTAAACACACTATAAACGGTAAAACCGTTTATGTTTTAAAGCTGGGTACGCTGGCGCCGGAAGGAGTCGGCTGGGCTGCTTTAATCAAAAAGATAGTTAATCCCGGGATTAAAAAGGTGACGAATGGCCAGGTGGAGTTGGATTGGTATTACGGCGGTGCAATGGGTGATGACCAGGATATATTAGCCAAGATGCGCAACGGGCAATTACAGGGAGGAGCATTTAGCGGACAGGGAATGGTAATGGCCTGTCCGGAGTTGTCATTGATAGAACTCCCGTTCCTGTTTGAGAATTATGACGAGGTGGAATATGTTTACTCTAAGTTAAGACCCCGGTTGAGTAAGTGGTTTGAAAAGAGAGGATATCACCTTATTTTGCTGGCAGAACAGGATTTTGATCAAATCTACTCCACGAAACGCGAAATCAGGACACCTGATGATTTTAGGAATAGCAGGGTCTTAACATGGTATGGGCCTCTGGAAGAGAAGGCTCTGAAAGCCATGGGCGCGAGTCCTTTACCCATTCGCATACCCGAGGTAGCTTCATCAATCCGCACAGGAGTCTGCGATACATTTATCGCCCCGGCTCTCTGGGCGGTCGGTACTCAGATGTATACTGTTATGAAATATATCAATCCTACTCGCATTCGATATTCTCCGGCAGCTGGCATTATAACGATACCGACATGGAACCTTCTTCCCAAGGATATTCAAATTGCGATGGATAATTTTACAATGGAAGTAGAGAAGGATTTCAGGCAGAAAGTCCGTGCAAGCAATATGAAAAGCGTCGATGCCATGATAAAATACGGCATGAAAGAGGTTAAAATGACGCCGGCGGAGATTGATGTTTGGAAGAAGAGACTCATTCCTCTTTGGGATGAATTTGCCGAGAAGGGATACTATACCAAAGCCGAATTAGCTGAAGTTAAGGGTTATTTAGCAGAATTCAGAGCGAAAAATAAAAACAAAGGAGGAGGTGACATTTAA